TAGAAATCCAGGTTTTTTCTTTATCTCAGTTTTCTTGCAATTGATTCGAAATTGGTTAGTAATCGCTCCAAAATACAACAAAGATTAACCTATTTACGTTGTTTGATATAATACTAAATCCAATTTCAAGACGACGTGTTTGATTTTGTTGTTGGGTTTTGGTTTGCAATTCGTGTTTTGCCACCGTGGTGTTAGTTTTATTGGGTTCTTAAATTATATTACCTTCATCAGATTTGTGATTTTTCAAATGCTTCATGTGTGTATGATTGAATTGATATTTGAGGTTTTCATAATCAAAAACTAGAAACACATGACCGATAGAGTTTGTTGAACGCACATATAAATCATCATGTAGATTTTTCTTAAAAGTTGATGGTGGGACCATGGAATAGGTATCCAAACATCCGACCTTTAGGGTTATTTTATGTTTATTAACGAGTTTATGtttacccgcgcgttgcggcgggatgttGATTATTAAATCTTTAGTATCATTACAATAGATGCAAAACTTCTTAAGGTTACTGCAACATATTCTTTCTTTTCGCCTAACCTCTAGCTTACAAAACCACTTGTGCCAAAGAATGTTAGCCCTGCATTTTCTCACATTTGTCGAGTCAATTTCATTTCAATACCAAATAGGCTCCTACAATGCATTATATGCATTGCAATGTTAAAAAGGATTTGTCTTTGCATCAACAGTATATTTTTACTCATTTAAGCAGATTGTTAGAAATTAGTTTCACCCAGATGACCGTAtgttagaaataaaaaaaaagtagaaAATAAACATGGGCAAACAACTAACGATTAAATGGATAAAAGAATTAATTTAACATATAAGGTGCATAGATCAAAATAACTCTTTAAATGGCTTTTCAAGTTACTTGTTACATTCATAACAATTATATTATTGATTTAAACGAAGCAATATAAGATTTTCCTTTTTCTAAGTATTTTTTTTTCCGGCTTTGTAATATGAAACACAATTTGTAACACATTGATTGGAACATGACCTTGCCAATTACTTCCAGTCCAATTTGTAAACACCCTTCCGTTAGCCCAATTTTTTTATATCAATCACAACCTATAACACATGCTTAAACCTGCCTTAACTCTGCCAAATAATTACTTCCAACCCAATTTATAAATACCCTACCCCTTTAATCATGTCTGAATTGAGCATCGAACCGAAATGAGCATCGAACAAAACGTCTTACCGGTTCACTACGAATCTGATTTGAAAAAACCTAAAGACGTTACAAATAtaataaatttaataaatattaaaaatataacaaatATCTAAAGACATATTTATCaaaataaacaaattaaacaTCAACCATTATCAAAATACGTAAATGGATTTAATAActaaatttaatattataaaaaaaaacataaccgGAACTAAATCtagtattatattttatttaaaacttaatgatttaataaaatgaaatttaaaaGAATGGATGACAACTCATAACTCCTTGTCCTTTGAAAATTGAAAAGATACAAAAGAGCAGGGCTTGAAAATTGAAACGATACAAAACAACAGTAAGTAAATGTAATCGGAACAGTAAGATAGGACTTTTGTGTTCTATCTACGTCTCGCACCAACAAACATTCATCTTCGTTTGCCATTCATTTTTTTGGTTTGAATCAGTTGTTCTCTCTATTTTGTGGTTTGAATCAAAACAATAAttcctagtttttttttttttttttttttctgaaacgCAATCAATACCCGTCTCTCCCTTTTACCGTTATTATTAACGTAGAGATGGAACCATCATCTGCCGCCACTTCTTCCGGTTGAACCGGTGACGGGGGAGTGAGTCATAGATTGGTGACGACGACGGTGGTATTTCGTGGCACGGTGGCGGAGTACGTTGTTGGTGGAGGGTTCACACTCATCGTTAAtattgttcttcttcttcttcgttgGCCAATTTTTAAGAATTTGAGAAATTTTGTGGTAAATGATTGTGTAAGTGAGGCGGTGGCTTTAAGCATTATAAAGGGTATGGGGGAAACGATGGTGACTGCTGGATGAGACGCATCGGAGCACGAAACGGTGTTGGCGGTTAAATAACTGTATTTTATGTTGCGAAttgtttatattatatatattattatggtacatattattatataacatgaATCGGTGCATGTTTAGAATGAATCGATGCCTTTAATTGAAGCGATGCAATGGTGTTGTTAACGCAACCAAAGTTACTTTTTGTATATATAGGTAATGTTAATTTTGGATAATTTAACATGTGTTGGATAAGTTAGGCTGTAAATTGATTAATGATTCATTGGTTACCAATTCAGTACGAATTGTTTTTCTTGAATTGCAACTAACAATTGAATTTGGCTTCTTGTGGATTTACAAGTGAAACAAGAAACACATGTATCACTGAATCATACAGGTAGTGGTTAATTTTGGTTTGACAAGAATAAACTATCTCCGTGTTCATGGATGAATAGGATGGGTAGTCGGTTGCGTGCTTTGTCGGGTTCAGTGATGACGCCGTCTTCGATTTTGTTTAAAATCATCGGCCACGATCGGGGCTATTGTCGGTTAATTTTGGTTCGAAAATAACCGGGTAGGAATAAAGAAGAGATTGCTGTCACGGTTTCTCTTTTGCTCAGAGGACATAGGCTTGATGTAATCAATACACAAGCCTATGTTCGAAACCGGGCGGCAATCAATGCGTCCTGTTTGAAACAAAGAAAAACATATCAATGCGTCCGGTTCGAAACATAGGCTTGTGTATATGTTTTTCTTTGTATGCTATATGTCATCAATCTCAAAATGACTAAACACAAATCCAAGTGATGATTGTTCAATTAATTTTCATTAGTATACTTGTTGCATATATGTGTATACATATAGATACATATACGGGTGTTTTTTTAGCTGGTCGAATGGGACATGggtatttaaataaaaaattggtTTTCTAAGCACTAAGCATGTACACACAAGTGTATCGATCATATTTTTAGACAAAATACATGGGTTTTGTTGTCTGTTTGTCAGCTAAAGTGAAACCAAGAACAACACTTGTGTCATGAATTCGTCGACCAGAACAAAACCCGTGGAGTGTTGTAATTTGCACAAGGAAAATCAAAGAAGGACTACATGCAGTCTTGCAATCATTGAGCGTTTAAGGGGCTATTTCTTGATACGAACCGAAGGAACAATGGTTTTCTTGCTTGTGATCATCTCAAATTACAGGTAAGGTTTTTTTTTCTTCCATTCATAAATTTTAGGCATCGATGCATGAACAAGTAATGTGTTTTTATTAGAAACCGAGATTGATTGTAATCTGTATCTTTAACGGAGCATGGATGTGAATTGAACCGTGTAAGTATGGCAGAATTTTACGTGCTCGACGCTGTCACACCTTCAAATTCCACATGCGGGTTTTTCCGCGAGGTGTGCGATTgcccaggatccagccactaatcacgTTGAACCATTTATGTAAGTTgtaaaatcatcacaatcaacacGATTAGTGATaaatgtttaaaagtccaaaatatAGTTTAAGTTAGCAGCGGAAAAATAAAGTAAACCCATCTTAATAAAACCATAAGTTTAATAAATGTACGAAACATAAAGCTTTACGAACCACACACTCCAGCCGATTGCAATGGTCACCCATAGCTGTACCTAACAACCTGCAAAGGGTGCAGTAGTGTGTTAACATAAAGTCGGCGAGTTCACTGTTTTCGGTGTTGTTACAAAAATAAGTTCGTATAAATACTTTAGTTTATAAAACCTATCTTGGGTAGCTAACCCATCGTTAAGCTACCAAATTGTGTGGTACCGAAACTTGACTGTTGTAGTTGTTTGTGCCCCATGTGAAGGTCTATCATCGTTGACTAGTTGTCAAGGTagagttcacgcccgtcctcccaggcacgatgtgaggtttgtcaaacctaatagcgctatcaaatGTTACCCCGTTCGCCAACCCCGGCGACTAATCTGTATAATGTGTGAGGACTTTCACATAGAGTTCGCTTAGTCCGCTAAATACATGAAGTATAAATTTACAATATTTAAATAGTAATATTCCAATCCAGGAATACTAGGCAGTCCCAATCTAGGGATAGTGTGGTCCGCCTCTAGCGGATAGTTTGTTTAGTAGTTGCCTCGTGTAGGTGACCAAGTTGTTGTGTTGATGTTGCATGACAGCCTGCCTCATTAATAGCCTTTGAATCTCGGATGTCTCCCCTTCTGTGATTTGCTCTCTTGGTTTCTTGCTAGGACCCGTAACAGGCTCCCTGTAAGTAGGTATATCGAGTAGGCGCTTCTCACGTTGGTTTACCCTAGCCCAAGGGTAAGATCGGGAAACTCGTGGAGGTGAATTAGGAACGACTGGTTCCTTATCCCTAGAAATTATTCTAGATCACTTTAGATCTAGATACAAAATTTGAAGCAGTGAAGGTCAATGTCATAAATAATTTGTTAAACTATTATCTTCGACGAATTGGGTTTCTTTGGAGTTTGTATTTTCGTGTGTCAGGAAGTTAAAGAGGCTATTTGGAGTTGTGGTAGTAATAATTCTCCGGGTCCAGATGGTTTTCGTTTAATTTTGTCAAACGTCCTTGGGAGATTCTGAGAGGTGACATCATGCAGTTTGTAGGAGACTTCATTCGATTGGGGAGGATTCTGGATGGATGCCATTCTTCTTTTATCACTTTACTTCCTAATATAGTGAGCCTTTTAGCTGTTGCTGATATTAGGCTTGTTAGTCTCATAAACTTGCATTATAAGATTACTACTAAGCTATTGGCGAACAAACTTGCTCGGGCAGTTGGTTAGGTTGTCAGCTCCGAACAGACTGCCTATATAAAAGGTAGACAAATTCTTGATAGCCTTCTTATGTTAAATAAGATTGTTGATTGATACAGAAAGAGGTAAAGAAAGTTGATGTTGCTTAAGTTAGACTTTAAACATGCTTATGATTCCTTAAATTAGGATTATCTAATCTCAGTTATGTCTTTTCTTGGTTTTGGTAAGAAGCAAAGGACTTGGGTTAGTTCATGTTTGCAAAGGCTTCTATTTTGATTAATGGTATCTCGGCTCAGGATTTTTGGTTGGAGAGAGATCTTCGTTAAGGGGGAACTTGGTCTCCGTTTTTGTTTATCATTGCTATGGAGGGGTTGCATGATGCACTTGGGGATCTTTTGAATGTCGGGTTGTATTCTGGAGCTTATATTGGTAGAGGTCATTTCAATTTATCCCATTTGTATACTGATAATGTTATCATTATGGGAGAATGGGAGTTGGGTAATATTCAGATTATTGTTATGGCGTTAAACTATTTCTATTTGTCGTCAGGACTGAAACTCAATTTTCACAAGTCTAATTTGTTTGGGGTTGGAGTTGACCATTCAgaagttgattttttttaatgTAGTGGGACGAAGGGCAAAAAAAATCTCTTTTTATCTATTTAGGTATCCTTGTTGCAAATACCAGTCTTGTTAAAAACTGAAAACCAGTATTAGAGAAGTTTGATAAGAGACTGAAAACCTATATTCTCAATTTTCTGATTTTAAGGCAATTCTAGAAGATGTTTCTTTTGGTGAGTCTAACAACAAATGAACTAGGGATTCGGAATTTAAGGATTAGTACTCAGTTAAATGTGTTAGGAAACGTGTTGATCATTTATCTCTCTCAGAAGTGGACTGTGTGACGAGATGGAATAAATTTATTCCCCAATAAGGTTAATATTCTTGTGTGGAGACTTTTGTTGGATCGCCTTCCTACTAGATTCACTCTTGGTAAGAAAGGTTTAGATATTCTTTTGATAGGATGATTGTTGTGTTCTACCTCAGTGGAAACTCTAGAGCACGTTTTTGGAAATTGTTTTGTTGCTTTGAGACTATGAATGCTATTAGTTAGATGGTTTGCTTCTGGATTGGAGTGGCCCTCATATGTTGTTAGATTGGCTAGATTTGGATGCTTTTACTAAACAAAAGAAACTTTTGATTGAAGCTATCTTTTTTACGGCTTGAAGGTCAATTTGAAGTGCTTGGAATGAAGATTTGTTTGGTAGGAAAAATGAGTATCAACATAAGTTTTTTGATTGCATTGTCTCTATATCGTTAATGTGGTTTTCTAGTCATAGTTCTAAATGTAATGGCAGTGGACTAAGTGGTTTATAAACTTAGAATGGGTCAAAAATAGTGAATTAGCGGTTTGTAACTGAATTATATGTCATGCAAACAAACCTTAAACTTGATGCGTAAGCCGAGTAACGGAAACGCTAAATTTGGTTATAAACTTAGAATGGGTCGAAAACTTAGAGAATTAAGGTTCTTTAAGTTATTAAGGGTAAAACTTGCGCTTGATTAACATATGTCAAGCGGAATGTTGATACGTGCGCAAACCATGTATTGGGAGTGAAATACGCTAATGATAATAAGCCCGAAGAATGGGTAAAATGGTCAAGGGTTCGCCTTCGCCATAATATATGAAAAAGGGTATTATAGGTAATGGGTCAAGTAATTTATAAAGGATTTGTAAGCCGTTAGCTTATAAATCAAGATTTTGTGAACCCGAGGTGTTAAATACGTAGGTATATGTTTTACGGTCGATTAGAAACGAGTTTCATGTAAAACGGATATGTTTTGTGAAAGTTATGAATAAATGAGTAAAATTAGGCAATGCTGGGCAAAAATGCAGACCCAACAACAAATTTTTTGTCGAAATAGGGTTGTCGTGCCCCGCGACAGAAGAAGTGAAATtcggtcgcgccccgcgaaggcTTGGGGTCATATCGGTCGCGGCTCGCGAGGACCTTTATAACTCGCAAAATTCTTGTGTTACTTATTTTGCGTTGCGAACTTGATTAAATGTATTATAAACTATCATAACTAATGTTTATGACGGTTTTGATTATAGGTGAACACTATAAACTtttggatgaagatcaagcatctttcaagaaccgaacacacatcaaatgaagcttccgcactaTCCTAGTTCCTTTTGTTAACTATGACTCATGTAAACACTTTATAACTATATTTTGAATGTTTTAAACATAAGGTTAGCATCGTTTCGTGAATGTTTTTGTTAAACGGAATTTTTGTTGTAAAATGCATACTTTATGTGATGTAGTATTATTAAATTTAGTAACGGTCTTACAGATGGTCTAATTAATAAAACTTAATATCAATAAATCTAAAGCTTCTTCAAAATGAAATTTGCAAGCGGCCAGTTACACCCAAATTTGTTCACCGAACATTACCCCCTCAAACTTGATTGGTGCAAATCCATCCAACAGTGACTTTAATTGGTTGAGATAGTTGTGAATTCCCCCTAGATTTAATTAGAATCGGTGGCTTTAATATCTCTGTTATGCTACAAATTAGGAATAAACTGTAGGTTAAAGATATATGACAACTTGGTGTTGGTTGCATCGGAAATTAGCAAAGGTAGAAATCCCTTTCTATTTACTTATTGATTTAGTGTTGGTGGCGGCGGATTTGGTGGTGGCTGGGGTAGGGGTTGGTTGGAGAGAGAGAActaaagagggggggggggggggataataGATTTTGTTTTATGTGTTTAGGTCACGAGCTAGATGGAGGTTGTTGTGTGACGgatttggtggtggtggcggcggatttggtggtggtgatggtgatggtgatagGGGTGGAGGTtggttagagagagagaggggtgggttggagagagagagagagagagagaagtggtggtggttatgatggtggtggtgatggtgatggtgaagAAGGAAGGGAAAGGGAAAGAATGTAAAATGTAAAATGTAAAAGATGGTGGgtttttaaaattatgttttaattaagttggTAGAAAGACTAAACTGCCTTTGACTTATCAGAcctaactgaaaattttaactaggttagagctaaaggacgtagggtgtaatgagttttgcaaataaaggattatGATTCTAATTATTAAAGTCAAAAGCTATCCACTGCAATTTGATACAAATATAAaatgacgaaaagtgtaatttccCTACTTTCAACGTCGATTTAGGGGAAAAATCTGAAAAAACATAACTCCGTAACTTTTAGGACAAATGAGTTACTCTTATTCTTTAACATTGACCTTACAAGAAGAAACATTATATATTACACAAGTAGCTTAAGCACATTCATCATATTTTAACTAAACACTAGAGTTATTCCATAGGGGAAGCTCGTGCAAATAGACCAAAAGCCGGATTAATCACCGTAAACCCTCCATCAAGTACCAAATTATGCCCACTCATATACCTCGCCTCATCGCTAGCGAGAAATAGAGCAGCTTCCGCAACATCATCTTGGCTAAGAGCTACCCCTTTGAGGTTTGAATAAACTTTTGAGTATTTTTCAGGATGATCATTTATCAAATTAGTGGTTAATGGAGAAGGAATAAAGTGAGGCGATAAGCAATTAACACGAATCCCATATTGGCCAAGTTCCGCTGCAGTGTTCTTAGTGAGACCCACGATCGCATGTTTTGAACTCGAATAAGCATGAGAAATAATCCCTCCAATGCTACCTGAAATACTTCCCATCATAATGATGTTGCCGCTATGAGCTGGGATCATGGCTCGAGCTGCATGCTTGGTTCCTAAGAACACACCGGTTACATTGACCCTCATCACTTGTTCAAAAGTTGCATGTTCGTTATCAAGAATATTGGGCTTTACGTCATCCACTATGGCTGCATTATTGATCATTATGTCCAACTTACCATATTTGGCAAGTGTCATATTTATGGCATTTTCAACTTCTGATTCAATTGTCACGTCACAGTGAACAAAAGTAGCCTTGTCAAGACCGATATCTTCACACACAGATTGGCCTAATTCGTCTTGGATATCAGCAATAACGACTTTGGCTCCATGTTTAACGAATAGCCTTGCGGTTTTCTCTCCGATCCCTTGAGCTCCGCCGGTGATAAATGCTACTTTCATCGTCAACCTGTAAATATTTGTCTTCTTTTAATGGGTATTTTATATCATGTACAATTAGTGAGAgtatattatttggtctagagtTAAAAATGGGAAAATCTACCCTTAATGTCATTACTCTTTTGTTAATTATTTTCACGTTCAAAATTGATATTCTTTAGCGTTGCCCATCAACAATATATGTAGTTGATAAATTTTTTTAGAACCGCCAACCAttgttgtaaaacaaggtttccaagaccgagtactccccgagtagtcgctacaaggtaggctgccgaggcgactttctctaactccgcctaattactcggaatcgatcaaacaCGGTCAACCTCGGCCAAAATCGGAACTATGAGGTCAATTCGGACCAAAtttgacttaaaaaataataaaacataatttatttgactatcatattaaataatgaagatcattttcacgtattttgttataaatattaatagatttatgttattagacatatatttaatttccgacAACTAATTTCTTTGTAATTTAACATGTCtgagtactctccgcctatgcCGGGTACTCTCAACTCCCTGGTTGACAGACTAGGGAGCGCttagcgacttttacaaccatgccgCTAATTAACATACACTCTTTAATTCTATTCTTAATTCTACACCAACGACTTTGAAACTCGAAACCTTCACCTTATCAAAAGGGACGCCACTTTAGACATCTtaatatctatatctatctataatctataatatataatatataataaaagaaacctaacgagaaacacgtgtcattcattgaatgCATTTACTTTTAGTTTTTCCGTCTTTATTTTCTAAttattatagataattatttttataataatataatctAAAACTTCATAAATCACTCTTATATTAAAGTAATATACAATTTCAAATACAAAGTTAAAATATATCCGTTTgtaataatttaaaaataaaaatttgattATATGAAGTTAATTAGTAGAGTGAATTTGAAGTTCACCCAAAACGCGTTTGTCTTATAAGAAACTTTTATTTGGAATAACAAAATCTAGA
This is a stretch of genomic DNA from Helianthus annuus cultivar XRQ/B chromosome 16, HanXRQr2.0-SUNRISE, whole genome shotgun sequence. It encodes these proteins:
- the LOC110912529 gene encoding secoisolariciresinol dehydrogenase, whose protein sequence is MGNIPEVLPRLTMKVAFITGGAQGIGEKTARLFVKHGAKVVIADIQDELGQSVCEDIGLDKATFVHCDVTIESEVENAINMTLAKYGKLDIMINNAAIVDDVKPNILDNEHATFEQVMRVNVTGVFLGTKHAARAMIPAHSGNIIMMGSISGSIGGIISHAYSSSKHAIVGLTKNTAAELGQYGIRVNCLSPHFIPSPLTTNLINDHPEKYSKVYSNLKGVALSQDDVAEAALFLASDEARYMSGHNLVLDGGFTVINPAFGLFARASPME